The following coding sequences lie in one Rutidosis leptorrhynchoides isolate AG116_Rl617_1_P2 chromosome 4, CSIRO_AGI_Rlap_v1, whole genome shotgun sequence genomic window:
- the LOC139839540 gene encoding thylakoid lumenal 15 kDa protein 1, chloroplastic isoform X1: MAVLNFTLLCHSKPHSSLPLFKSSPIIQFPISSQDQTKVKIKFTDDSSISFGESISKACITALISASIAFTVDPALAFKGGGPYGSEVTRGQDLTGKDFSGKTLIKQDFKTSILRQTNFKNAKLLGASFFDADLTGADLSDADLRGADFSLAQVTKANLTNANLEGALVTGNTSFKGSIITGADFTDVPLREDQKEYLCKIADGVNPTTGNETRETLFCK, encoded by the exons ATGGCGGTTCTCAACTTCACCTTGTTGTGTCACTCCAAACCCCATTCTTCTCTTCCCCTTTTCAAATCATCCCCAATTATCCAATTCCCCATTTCTTCACAG GATCAAACCAAAGTCAAAATCAAATTCACAGATGATTCGTCAATCAGTTTTGGGGAATCTATATCTAAAGCATGTATCACAGCTCTAATTTCAGCTTCCATCGCCTTCACCGTTGATCCTGCCCTTGCATTTAAG GGAGGAGGACCGTATGGTTCTGAAGTTACGAGAGGGCAAGATCTTACTGGAAAAGATTTTAGCGGCAAGACTTTGATCAAGCAAGATTTTAAAACG TCAATTTTGAGACAAACTAATTTTAAGAACGCAAAGTTACTTGGAGCTAGTTTCTTTGATGCTGATTTAACAG GAGCTGATCTATCCGATGCTGATCTTAGAGGCGCAGACTTCTCCTTAGCACAAGTAACAAAG GCAAATTTGACTAATGCTAACTTGGAAGGAGCACTTGTTACAGGGAATACATCTTTCAAAGGATCAATCATAACAGGCGCAG ATTTCACGGATGTCCCTTTAAGAGAAGATCAAAAGGAATACCTTTGTAAAATTGCTGATGG GGTGAATCCGACAACAGGCAATGAAACACGAGAAACGTTGTTTTGCAAGTAG
- the LOC139839540 gene encoding uncharacterized protein isoform X2, whose protein sequence is MAVLNFTLLCHSKPHSSLPLFKSSPIIQFPISSQDQTKVKIKFTDDSSISFGESISKACITALISASIAFTVDPALAFKSILRQTNFKNAKLLGASFFDADLTGADLSDADLRGADFSLAQVTKANLTNANLEGALVTGNTSFKGSIITGADFTDVPLREDQKEYLCKIADGVNPTTGNETRETLFCK, encoded by the exons ATGGCGGTTCTCAACTTCACCTTGTTGTGTCACTCCAAACCCCATTCTTCTCTTCCCCTTTTCAAATCATCCCCAATTATCCAATTCCCCATTTCTTCACAG GATCAAACCAAAGTCAAAATCAAATTCACAGATGATTCGTCAATCAGTTTTGGGGAATCTATATCTAAAGCATGTATCACAGCTCTAATTTCAGCTTCCATCGCCTTCACCGTTGATCCTGCCCTTGCATTTAAG TCAATTTTGAGACAAACTAATTTTAAGAACGCAAAGTTACTTGGAGCTAGTTTCTTTGATGCTGATTTAACAG GAGCTGATCTATCCGATGCTGATCTTAGAGGCGCAGACTTCTCCTTAGCACAAGTAACAAAG GCAAATTTGACTAATGCTAACTTGGAAGGAGCACTTGTTACAGGGAATACATCTTTCAAAGGATCAATCATAACAGGCGCAG ATTTCACGGATGTCCCTTTAAGAGAAGATCAAAAGGAATACCTTTGTAAAATTGCTGATGG GGTGAATCCGACAACAGGCAATGAAACACGAGAAACGTTGTTTTGCAAGTAG
- the LOC139840637 gene encoding uncharacterized protein yields the protein MNVFPHKKQPLLYSPASPFPINCRRLLPEINFSGWLPLTTPFICVDPTLTYGYLRSCPPTLGVSRTRGVRSGSRVATLGMIRVGSWNIGTLTGKRIELVDTFLKSNVDIVCVQETRWKGEGAVDIKDYRLWYSGSRIARNGIGIFLGKLHKDNVVDVGRFSDRIMSVSLIIKEETFTVISAYAPHAGLSEAEKKSFWELLDEVVRGCPADHRLIIGGDLNGHIGAEAEGYEGAHGGFGFGPRNEEGRSILEFAVAHELVIANSFFKKRDSQLATFHSGGRCTQIDFLILRKGELRTCKDCKVLPALTCSSLHRLLVMDIVTRGRVGRRARVVQHRILWKNLHGAKAETFRATVADRLSVEGDNVAPTDVDQIWNRMASTIREVAKEALGVTLGTSRAHKSSRESWWLSDDVQTKVTLKQMRFRELITFGEGTSAERTRVEERYKEAKREEKKINYDDDVTGSMHEDDVKVMTDVNYDDDNGMTIMKMIRNDDLRL from the exons ATGAACGTTTTTCCTCACAAGAAACAACCACTTTTGTACTCGCCGGCCTCACCGTTTCCCATCAATTGCCGCCGGCTGCTACCGGAAATTAACTTTTCCGGCTGGTTACCTCTTACCACTCCCTTTATTTGTGTTG ACCCTACACTTACTTATGGTTACTTGAGGTCATGTCCTCCTACCTTAGGGGTGAGTAGGACTAGAGGGGTTAGAAGCGGTAGTAGGGTAGCCACCCTTGGTATGATTAGAGTGGGTAGTTGGAATATAGGAACATTGACGGGCAAGAGGATTGAGCTCGTTGATACCTTTCTTAAGAGTAATGTGGACATAGTGTGtgttcaagagactagatggaagggtgAAGGGGCGGTAGATATTAAGGACTATAGGTTGTGGTACTCGGGTTCTAGGATAGCACGGAACGGGATAGGTATCTTTTTGGGAAAACTACATAAGGATAACGTTGTTGACGTGGGTAGgtttagcgataggattatgtcggttagtcTTATTATTAAGGAGGAGACTTTCACGGTCATTAGCGCATACGCACCTCATGCGGGTTTAAGTGAGGCGGAAAAGAAGAGTTTTTGGGAATTGTTAGATGAGGTAGTGAGGGGGTGCCCAGCGGATCATCGATTGATTATAGGGGGTGATCTGAATGGACACATAGGAGCGGAGGCAGAAGGTTACGAGGGAGCCCATGGGGGCTTTGGGTTTGGTCCTAGAAACGAAGAAGGGCGCTCGATTCTTGAGTTTGCCGTTGCCCACGAGTTGGTTATAGCAAACTCTTTCTTCAAGAAGAGGGATTCTCAGTTAGCCACTTTTCATAGCGGGGGTCGTTGcacccagattgactttttgaTCCTTCGTAAAGGGGAACTTAGGACATGTAAGGACTGTAAGGTCCTTCCAGCCTTGACGTGCTCCTCCCTGCATAGATTGTTGGTCATGGACATAGTCACCCGGGGAAGAGTTGGCAGGAGGGCCAGGGTTGTGCAACATAGAATCCTTTGGAAGAACCTACATGGTGCGAAAGCGGAGACTTTTAGAGCGACTGTTGCTGATAGATTGAGTGTAGAAGGGGATAACGTAGCTCCTACTGACGTAGACCAGATATGGAACCGCATGGCATCTACTATCAGAGAGGTGGCAAAAGAAGCTTTAGGGGTGACATTAGGGACATCGAGAGCCCACAAGAGTAGTAGAGAATCGTGGTGGCTTAGTGATGATGTCCAAACGAAAGTTACGTTAAAGCAGatgaggtttagggagctcattacCTTTGGAGAAGGGACGTCTGCAGAGAGGACTAGGGTAGAAGAAagatataaagaagctaaaagGGAAGAAAAGAAG ataaattatgatgatgatgttacggGTTCGATGCATGAGGATGATGTGAAGGTGATGACCGATgtaaattatgatgatgataacggTATGACAATAATGAAGATGATTAGAAACGATGATTTAAGGTTATGA